From Streptomyces sp. TLI_235, a single genomic window includes:
- a CDS encoding purine catabolism regulator — protein MENGRLTVRDVLALELVAPWDAEVVACPDRLDRPVRWLHVAEAADVAVMLTGGEMVLTTGLLLAGDEQAQAAYMESMRRSGAAAVVLGLGRAFSTTPGAMRRAAQRCGVPLVVLHRPAPFARLTEEVHARLLHGRYAALDLSDRMGGSLAALNLSGVPLQRLLDEIAGFAGCPAVVVNLAHRVLASAGEPGALGDLLRDWERVSRQVAELLGNGPVTPGPDGWVVARLEARGRQWGHLVLFGHQGGEETGRVLGRVAAEALAVHRLLADPVGSRQRGWEDQAAEALLADLASGTARPEHLLPRFRAAGLPTERRTFVPVVLRPPSGAGVLCEAVRRTLDEEALAGLVARVGPDGAIAVLLSVPPERDADAEVDRLAVRLLERVEGAVLGAGFGCRVLDEVRRSFLEAVHVADAALAGPPSGPVARLRDVRLRGLVRLLRDEPELQAFIGRELGPLLGRKELLDVLRTYLRTGRNKSLAAQEQHVSRPAMYRRLQSIESLLGIDLDDLEQLTSLYVALLAHDAQRGP, from the coding sequence GTGGAGAACGGCCGCCTGACCGTGCGGGACGTGCTGGCGCTGGAGCTGGTCGCGCCGTGGGACGCGGAGGTGGTCGCCTGCCCGGACCGGTTGGACCGGCCGGTGCGCTGGCTGCACGTCGCGGAGGCGGCGGACGTCGCGGTGATGCTGACCGGCGGTGAGATGGTGCTGACCACCGGTCTGCTGCTCGCCGGGGACGAGCAGGCGCAGGCCGCGTACATGGAGTCGATGCGGCGGTCCGGGGCGGCCGCGGTGGTGCTGGGGCTGGGGCGGGCGTTCTCGACCACGCCGGGGGCGATGCGGCGGGCGGCGCAGCGCTGCGGGGTGCCGCTGGTGGTGCTGCACCGGCCGGCGCCGTTCGCCCGGCTGACGGAGGAGGTGCACGCGCGGCTGCTGCACGGCCGGTACGCGGCGCTGGACCTGTCGGACCGGATGGGCGGTTCGCTGGCGGCGCTGAATCTGTCCGGGGTGCCGCTGCAGCGGCTGCTGGACGAGATCGCGGGTTTCGCGGGGTGTCCTGCCGTGGTGGTGAACCTGGCGCACCGGGTGCTGGCCTCGGCCGGGGAGCCGGGGGCGCTGGGTGATCTGCTGCGGGACTGGGAGCGGGTGTCCCGGCAGGTCGCGGAGCTGCTGGGGAACGGGCCGGTGACGCCGGGCCCGGACGGCTGGGTGGTGGCGCGGTTGGAGGCGCGCGGCCGGCAGTGGGGTCACCTGGTGCTGTTCGGGCACCAGGGCGGCGAGGAGACCGGGCGGGTGCTGGGGCGGGTGGCGGCGGAGGCGCTGGCGGTGCACCGGCTGCTGGCGGACCCGGTGGGCAGCCGGCAGCGCGGCTGGGAGGACCAGGCGGCGGAGGCGCTGCTCGCGGACCTGGCCTCGGGCACGGCCCGCCCCGAGCATCTGCTGCCGCGGTTCCGGGCCGCGGGGCTGCCGACCGAGCGGCGCACCTTCGTGCCGGTGGTGCTGCGGCCGCCGTCCGGGGCGGGGGTGCTGTGCGAGGCGGTGCGCCGGACGCTGGACGAGGAGGCGCTGGCCGGTCTGGTGGCCCGGGTGGGGCCGGACGGGGCGATCGCGGTGCTGCTCAGCGTGCCGCCGGAGCGGGACGCGGACGCCGAGGTGGACCGGCTGGCGGTGCGGCTGCTGGAGCGGGTCGAGGGTGCGGTGCTCGGCGCGGGTTTCGGCTGCCGGGTGCTGGACGAGGTGCGCCGCTCCTTCCTGGAGGCGGTGCACGTGGCGGACGCGGCGCTGGCCGGACCGCCGTCCGGCCCGGTGGCGCGGCTGCGGGACGTGCGGCTGCGCGGCCTGGTCCGGCTGCTGCGGGACGAGCCGGAGCTGCAGGCGTTCATCGGCCGGGAGCTCGGGCCGCTGCTGGGCCGCAAGGAGTTGCTGGACGTGCTGCGCACCTATCTGCGGACGGGCCGGAACAAGTCGCTGGCGGCGCAGGAGCAGCACGTCAGCCGGCCCGCGATGTACCGGCGGCTGCAGAGCATCGAGTCGCTGCTCGGGATCGACCTGGACGATCTGGAGCAGCTGACCTCGCTGTACGTGGCGCTGCTCGCGCACGACGCGCAGCGCGGGCCGTAG
- a CDS encoding tellurium resistance protein TerZ: MSVNLGKGEKVDLGKPGGGSLEVVRMGLGWQAAPRKGFFAKLMAREIDLDASAVLFAGRTPVDVVYFQHLTSSDGSVRHGGDNLTGGAGQGADDEVITVDLTRVPKKVDQIVFTVNSFTGQTFQDVQNAFCRLVDDSTGRELARYTLTGGGSHTAQIMAKVHRSNGGWQMTAIGVPAQGRTFQDVIPDIEPHL; encoded by the coding sequence ATGAGCGTGAACCTGGGCAAGGGCGAGAAGGTCGACCTCGGCAAGCCGGGCGGTGGCTCGCTGGAGGTCGTGCGGATGGGCCTGGGCTGGCAGGCCGCGCCCCGCAAGGGGTTCTTCGCCAAGCTGATGGCCCGTGAGATCGACCTGGACGCCTCGGCCGTGCTGTTCGCCGGCCGCACGCCGGTGGACGTGGTCTACTTCCAGCACCTGACGAGCTCCGACGGCTCGGTGCGGCACGGCGGCGACAACCTGACCGGCGGCGCCGGGCAGGGCGCGGACGACGAGGTCATCACGGTGGACCTGACCCGGGTGCCGAAGAAGGTCGACCAGATCGTCTTCACGGTCAACTCGTTCACCGGCCAGACCTTCCAGGACGTGCAGAACGCGTTCTGCCGGCTGGTCGACGACTCCACCGGCCGGGAGCTGGCCCGCTACACGCTGACCGGCGGCGGCAGCCACACCGCGCAGATCATGGCGAAGGTGCACCGGTCGAACGGCGGCTGGCAGATGACGGCGATCGGCGTGCCCGCGCAGGGCCGGACCTTCCAGGACGTGATCCCGGACATCGAGCCGCACCTCTGA
- a CDS encoding PadR family transcriptional regulator produces the protein MSLPHAILTALLEKPSSGLELTRRFDKSIRYFWSATHQQIYRELGRLEKDGLIRAVPQPPSRGQRKEYEVLPEGRAALTEWIGQPQDPRPIRDPLLLRLRAAAAVGAGAALEDELRRHLDLHQRQLDEYREIELRDFPAERAGGENRLQHLVLRAGIGLETYWVEWLEAALATYE, from the coding sequence ATGTCGCTGCCGCACGCCATCCTCACCGCCCTGCTGGAGAAGCCGTCCTCGGGACTGGAGTTGACGCGCCGCTTCGACAAGTCGATCCGCTACTTCTGGTCCGCCACCCACCAGCAGATCTACCGCGAGCTCGGGCGGCTGGAGAAGGACGGCCTGATCCGCGCCGTCCCCCAGCCGCCCAGCCGCGGCCAGCGCAAGGAGTACGAGGTGCTCCCCGAGGGCCGGGCCGCCCTCACGGAGTGGATCGGGCAGCCGCAGGACCCGCGGCCCATCCGCGATCCGCTGCTGCTGCGCCTGCGGGCCGCCGCCGCGGTCGGCGCCGGCGCCGCCCTGGAGGACGAGCTGCGCCGCCACCTCGACCTGCACCAGCGGCAGTTGGACGAGTACCGGGAGATCGAGCTGCGCGACTTCCCTGCCGAGCGAGCCGGCGGCGAGAACCGGCTGCAACACCTGGTGCTGCGGGCCGGCATCGGCCTGGAGACGTACTGGGTGGAGTGGCTGGAGGCGGCCCTCGCCACCTACGAGTGA
- a CDS encoding YVTN family beta-propeller protein, with protein sequence MAVPRPVPAGPADGFETIPVGQGPHSVTVSRDGSRVYVTCARTGSVTAVEPTRRQVAAVHRVGASLYGVAVSPDGERLYTADPSRCALSVVGAESGVVAAETVFEERPFGLAMAPSGARLLVSAPRENAVLVTDGLGAPRGRLTGVDFAVGLALSPDGRLLYAANVFAGTVSVLDVSGLGSLAGSAAAVAVARIPVARSPYGLALSPDGGRLYVAHFPFDLVSVVDTDERAVAGTFAVPDGPRGVAVSPDGAKLYVANGFASTVTVVEL encoded by the coding sequence ATGGCAGTTCCCCGCCCCGTCCCGGCCGGGCCGGCCGACGGCTTCGAGACGATCCCGGTCGGCCAGGGGCCGCACAGTGTGACGGTGAGCCGGGACGGCAGCCGGGTGTACGTGACGTGCGCGCGGACGGGTTCGGTGACGGCCGTGGAGCCGACCCGGCGACAGGTGGCTGCGGTCCACCGGGTCGGGGCGTCGCTGTACGGGGTGGCGGTGAGCCCGGACGGGGAGCGGCTGTACACGGCTGACCCGAGCCGGTGCGCGCTGTCGGTGGTGGGGGCGGAGAGCGGCGTGGTGGCGGCCGAGACGGTGTTCGAGGAGCGTCCCTTCGGGCTGGCGATGGCGCCGAGCGGGGCGCGGCTGCTGGTGTCGGCGCCGCGCGAGAACGCGGTGCTGGTCACGGACGGCCTCGGTGCGCCGCGGGGTCGGCTCACCGGGGTGGACTTCGCGGTGGGGCTGGCGCTGAGCCCGGACGGCCGGCTGCTGTACGCGGCGAACGTCTTCGCGGGCACGGTGAGCGTGCTGGACGTGTCGGGCCTCGGCTCGCTGGCGGGCAGCGCGGCGGCCGTCGCGGTGGCGCGGATCCCGGTGGCCCGCAGCCCGTACGGCCTGGCGCTGAGCCCGGACGGCGGGCGGCTGTACGTGGCGCACTTCCCGTTCGACCTGGTCTCGGTGGTGGACACCGACGAGCGGGCGGTGGCGGGCACGTTCGCGGTGCCGGACGGCCCGCGCGGGGTGGCGGTGAGCCCGGACGGCGCCAAGCTCTACGTGGCGAACGGCTTCGCGAGCACGGTGACGGTGGTGGAGCTCTGA
- a CDS encoding phosphoglucomutase, with the protein MVHARAGRPAGPEDLVDVARLVTAYWTLHPDPAEPGQRVAFGTSGHRGSSLDTAFNEDHIAATTQAICEYRAAQGTTGPLFLGIDTHALSEPARATALEVLAANGVTVLLDSADGFTPTPAVSHAILAHNRTHPQQLADGIVVTPSHNPPRDGGFKYNPPSGGPAGSAATGWIQDRANALIEAGLAGVRRIPYTRALAADTTGRYDYVTTYTEDLPQVLDLDAVRAAGVRIGADPLGGASVAYWGRIAETHRLDLTVVNPLTDPTWRFMTLDWDGRIRMDCSSPSAMASLIGRKDEYTVATGNDADADRHGIVTPDGGLMNPNHYLAVAIDYLFRHRGGWSETAAVGKTLVSSSMIDRVAAELKRELVEVPVGFKWFVDGLLDGSVAFGGEESAGASFLRRDGSVWTTDKDGILLALLASEITAVTGRSPSALYGELTARFGDPAYARVDAPATREQKAVLGRLSPAQVRADRLAGEPVTAVLTEAPGNGAAIGGLKVCTENAWFAARPSGTEDVYKIYAESFHGPAHLAQVQDEARALVADALGGTD; encoded by the coding sequence ATGGTGCACGCTCGTGCCGGCCGGCCCGCCGGTCCGGAGGACCTGGTGGACGTGGCCCGGCTGGTGACCGCGTACTGGACGCTGCACCCGGACCCGGCCGAGCCGGGCCAGCGGGTGGCGTTCGGTACCTCCGGCCACCGCGGCTCCTCGCTGGACACCGCGTTCAACGAGGACCACATCGCCGCGACCACCCAGGCGATCTGCGAGTACCGCGCGGCCCAGGGCACCACCGGCCCGCTCTTCCTCGGCATCGACACCCACGCGCTCTCCGAGCCGGCCCGGGCCACCGCCCTGGAGGTGCTCGCCGCCAACGGCGTAACCGTGCTGCTGGACAGCGCCGACGGCTTCACCCCGACTCCGGCGGTCTCGCACGCGATCCTCGCCCACAATCGGACCCACCCGCAGCAGCTCGCCGACGGCATCGTGGTCACGCCCTCGCACAACCCGCCGCGGGACGGCGGCTTCAAGTACAACCCGCCGAGCGGCGGCCCGGCCGGGTCGGCCGCCACCGGCTGGATCCAGGACCGCGCCAACGCCCTGATCGAGGCCGGCCTCGCCGGCGTCCGCCGCATCCCGTACACGCGGGCGCTGGCCGCCGACACCACCGGCCGGTACGACTACGTCACCACCTACACCGAGGACCTCCCGCAGGTGCTCGACCTCGACGCCGTCCGCGCCGCGGGCGTGCGGATCGGCGCGGACCCGCTGGGCGGCGCCTCGGTCGCCTACTGGGGCCGGATCGCCGAGACCCACCGCCTGGACCTCACGGTGGTCAACCCGCTCACCGACCCGACCTGGCGGTTCATGACCCTGGACTGGGACGGCAGGATCCGGATGGACTGCTCCTCACCCTCCGCGATGGCCTCCCTGATCGGCCGCAAGGACGAGTACACCGTCGCCACCGGCAACGACGCCGACGCCGACCGGCACGGCATCGTCACCCCCGACGGCGGCCTGATGAACCCCAACCACTACCTCGCCGTGGCGATCGACTACCTCTTCCGGCACCGCGGCGGCTGGTCCGAGACGGCGGCGGTCGGCAAGACCCTGGTGTCCTCCTCGATGATCGACCGGGTGGCCGCCGAGCTGAAGCGCGAGCTGGTCGAGGTGCCGGTCGGCTTCAAGTGGTTCGTCGACGGGCTGCTCGACGGCAGCGTCGCCTTCGGCGGCGAGGAGTCCGCCGGCGCGTCCTTCCTGCGCCGGGACGGCTCGGTGTGGACGACCGACAAGGACGGCATCCTGCTCGCCCTGCTCGCCTCCGAGATCACCGCCGTCACCGGCCGCAGCCCCTCCGCGCTGTACGGCGAGCTCACCGCCCGGTTCGGCGACCCCGCCTACGCCCGGGTCGACGCCCCCGCCACCCGCGAGCAGAAGGCCGTCCTCGGCAGGCTCTCGCCCGCCCAGGTCCGCGCCGACCGGCTGGCCGGCGAGCCGGTCACCGCGGTGCTCACCGAGGCCCCCGGCAACGGCGCCGCCATCGGCGGCCTCAAGGTCTGCACCGAGAACGCCTGGTTCGCCGCCCGCCCCTCCGGCACCGAGGACGTCTACAAGATCTACGCCGAGAGCTTCCACGGCCCCGCCCACCTCGCCCAGGTCCAGGACGAGGCCCGCGCCCTGGTCGCCGACGCCCTCGGCGGAACGGACTGA